ttgattgaaaagcgggacgcttcagaacaacaaGCCCTGGAGAAAGATTCAGGAAAACGGACTGCAACGGTTATATGTGCAAGACGACAATATTCGGATGGCACTGAAAATGCTCCTTGCTCTTGCCTTTCTACCAGTGGATGAAGTGAGCGATGCCTTTGATGAATTGGTGGCAGACTACCCAGCAGAAGTAATGCCTCTCGTAAATTACTTCGAAGACAACTACGTGGGCCGAAGAAACAGACGGGGAGACAGACGACAGCCATTGTTTCCCGTACATATGTGGAGTGTGAAAGCCAGACAAGATGCGGGACTGCCACGAACCAACAACCAGCTAGAGAGTTGGCACAATGCGTTTCAGGGATCAACGGAAACTCATCATCCTTCCATCTTTCGATTCATCGAAGCTTTAAGACGGGAGGAAGCCCTTCAACGGGCAAACCGAACCCAGCTACTACAAGGCAGAGACCTGACTCAGCGAATGAAAAGATACGTGACAATGAACACACGAATCACTGTTGTACAGCAAAATCGAGGCCAGTATGATCTGCGGCAGTTCCTTCGAGCCCTTGCTcgcaatttagaaataaacgtgtcttgatttttattgcatttttattttattttattgctttttaaatcatgtgactTCATGTGACTATGGAtagtccaaataaaatgttgttttaaagtcccttttggtttcaatctttcactacGCAGTATTTGCCTGTTTCTGCGTGCATACGTGTGTAGAGAGGTGTGGGGGATGGAAGTGCGTGTGCGCGtaagccttggatttaataaaagaagtgaggtcgctgttgtggcagtcgctgttttaaatgaatcgctgtcgtgtagtcgctctattgacagtcgctgttttaaatgaatcgctgtcgtgtggtcgctctattgatagtcgctgttctgacagtcgctatttggAACCCGAGCCCATTTAATTAGATTTAACAATAAGCCAATATTATTTCTATGTATCCTACCAAAAAGATATAATTATACcttattaaaacttttaaatgttttcatcacaGAAATGATTGTTTCACATAAACAAATATCAACCAACAAATACTTCtaccatcgcaaagctttaaCCATTAACACAGGAATAATAACCTCGGGAAAAAATTACTATCGTTTATTTTATCTTATTGTTATGAAACTGATGTTCaggtttaaaaacataattgttGTGTTTTGGTGGGTAGCGGTCTTTGTGTAATGAATTAGGCAATTTCGGCAACTAAAGATACACTCCTCAGTTTAGGTggtgatttattttttgccatttcttAATTGAGTATGTTCTTCTTCTTCCATGCTTCTGTTTATAACTTGAAACATTATTTTTGATGTATAATGTTAATGAtgtttgtttcgtaacaaGGTTTGTAAGAAATTTAGAAATTAAATCAAGCCAAGATGAGGCAACCAATCAGAACAAAAACAAGATGAATACCATGAAACCCTAATCAAGAAATTTATAGGTCGCTTATCCCCTAAAGCAGTTGGCTCTTGATTTCAGCAAAACTTCACATGCATTTTCATTCGGTAACTATTTTTCATTATTCTAATGCTGTATCTTTATCTAATCACGTGCAGCTGGTAAATATAACATTGCCTGGACATTGCTAAGTATAACACTTACAACATAGTTTTGGATTAGAGTTTTCATTTGACAAAAAACTGAAGCATATACACTGCCCTATTCTAAAGACTGCAATTAAGTGACAAATGTGTTGAGATAAGAACTGTGAACTTTTGCAACGCTCTGGCGcgattacaaataaaataatgttttggTACAGACCAGTCAGAACACCTACCAAATAACATAACTAACTTTTTAGATATCGtcgtaaagttatttttgctGGTAGCTAGAGGTTCTTACATTCCTTCCTTGAAACACTTTAAAGCAAAGGAAAGTCTGCAGTATAACATTCCCCCTACGTAAAATTTCTAAGCACAGGATGGCACCAAAACATTTATGCAAAAAGACGAATCTATGACGTTTTCGAGACATCACATAACAAATACACATTGGATGGGCATACATATTAACAAAGCTGCAAAGTGCTTGGGACAAATTTAACAGATATGGCATAAAGGCATTGTTTCCGAAACAGGGtgtcacaaaatttcaaacaaacaaaggatTAGCAATGCAATCTTTTAATCACAaacaattttgctttgttttaaaaacccCAAAGTAGACGTTTTTTACTTTATCGAGGTAATCAGCTTATTCgtaaataatgcaaaaaaatggTAAGCTTTTTTGGGTGCCGCAGACTTTTTTAAGGAAAAAGGATGTCGTGAACCAAAAAGGGTTAGAACCTAGTGTGCTAAGAAGTTAATATTTCCTTGTGTACTACATGTTAAGTGCTTCCTAGTTTCTACTACCTTCTAgataataaaaattacatCTCACCAAAACACAGCTGCCACGAGATATTACTCGATGATAGaatgtattattatttttcagtaGCTGACCAACTAAATCATGGATATCATCTTGTTGTAATGATTCCCGAAGAACTTTATTTTCAACCGATACAAGTCTGAAACGTTCAAGCACTTATTTAAAAAGCAGAACTTGCATACTGCATGTTATTTCTGCAATGAAACAGAGCTGGCACCTGAATTTATCACGACTGTAGAAAATTGAACCACCTTCATTAGTTTGTTGCTTGTTACCAAATATTGAAGCATAATTTTGCAATGACATGGTTGGTGACAAGTAATCTTCGAAGACAAATCGGTCAACCTCTTGCAAGAAAATGATGTCACTATGGTAGCCTAAAGATATTAAGCGAAAAATTATGTGATTTCAGACAAAAACTTCACACGTTAAGGTAATAAATATTACTGCAAACGTGAATTCAGAGAAAACTgagtgtttttcaaaaaatattaccATAGAGTTCCTTTTGTAGTAGTTGGATCCTGTAATctattttcataaattcatTAGAACAATATGGGAAGAGTAAAGTCTTAGCCGTGTCTGTTTCAGCATAGCAATCTGCTAGTATGTTGTAACACACAACTCGAACGctgttgcaataaaaaaatatgcatCCTGTATGAAAACTCCACTTTCTTATGAtcgtttttaaaactaaaattatgCACAACATTGTATACACCGCCATGGAAAATACTTACAAGTAAAAGTAGAACATACATTCTGTAgaaatttactttatttaaCTTGAATAGATACCTATCATTTGGACATCTTCCATTGATCAATTTATGCCTTTCATCAAATATACACATGTTGGGACCAGCTTTAACACTTCCGCTAACAGTTTTACCACACTGAACACCACAGTGTGATTTGTTTGCTTGATACTTCTCATTTCCAGGTGTAACTGAAAGTCCAATCCTATGGCCAATGTCATCAACTGAAGGGGTGTACGTCTAAGAACATCCAACTAACCTGCTATAATTTCCATGTACAACAGCAGCCTATTTAGCATTACCAACAAACTCAAAAATCTATActttaatataaaataaacatgtaCTTCAAAATTAAACTAACTAAATACAGTAGCACTCGCTTTAGTCGCCTTTGGCTATTTTTCTGCATATCGCTTGGTACCGGCTGAGATTCTATTACTTTCAATATTATCAAGTTCGGCTAAGTTGTCTTCGTCTATCGTGCTACTGTTTTTGCTAACTATGATCGGAAAAATTTGCTTAAGTTAGTCAGGCAACTAAAAATTTGGCAAGTGTAATTACATTGTAAACTTTTCATCTGCTACAATTACATAAAACTTGTTTCGCCTAGTTATATACAATCGTTAGTGGTGTAACATAACCCCATTGTGCATGCATGgaaacaatattttatcattttacacTGGTTTATCAGGGCAAtgcaaaacagcaaaaacaaatCGCCCTAAATCTGGACAATACTGTATCATTAACAATTTAAATGAACactacattattgtacagaaacTTCCTTTGTTTTGCATATTTCATTTCTTAAATATTCAGCATTCACAGAAAGAGGTTTTTGAAGTTTGCATAGGCCTGAGCACATTAATGTGTTTTTTCTTAAATCACCACTTTTTCTATACCACTTGTAGTGGCGACTTCGACAAACTCTACCGTATAGTAAGTCACAACAATAATATGTATGTTAACCTGGCTTTGTCCAACTTCATTCCATTCACTTGAGTTTTCCAAATTCATATCATGATGAGCACATTCTGTAGCATTGTCAGTTTCAACAAGATTTGAAAAGTCTTTATGCACAGTGCGATACCATGTGAACCTAAAACCACAAAAGATTGGTCTTGTAGCTCATATACATGTATATTACACAGccatttcattgttttcatcaACATTCGTAATCACATTACTTACaagaataataattatttaaaaacacttATAATGTACAGTAAAAAATACGTAgtaaatttcaatgtttttatatttgtataacATAGTTTACCAGGttatataaaacttaaaaaaaggtttaatAGAACTGAACATCAAACAAACTTTACTTTGACTCATTGGCAGTGCTATGACGAAATTGAAGTCTTGGATACATGGTCATTCCAGCCAATGGAACTGAACTGAGCTTAATTTGAGATATTATAGGTGGGTTGTACAAAACAGGATAATGATCGTCATTGATTAGCAAAAACTTGGTTTGTTTCCACGCTTCAATGCTTAGACAATTCAGAGATATCtgacaattaaaatttaatgttaCTCGTTTGTGAAAGTTATCCAAAAAAATATActgaaatcaaaaatttttttattaaaaaaacaactagggtgataaaaaacattttgttctTGGCAAAATTGAATATGAACtaataattaatgttttgtgtaaattttaaatttcgaAACAGTCAGAAAGCATTTTCCAAAATTTGTGATTAATTTTGGTGACATGTTTTCACCAGTTAACCTCTTTCTCTTCAGCATCTAAAAGACTTATTTTGGGATTTGCCATAACTTCATCATGGACACTCTCAGCACCTTCAACCTTTTGTAATTTCTTTGGAGGCTTTTTCTTCTTTGGATTAAGAGTTGATATCATTCTAGAGACAGTTCGTTCAAGTTCCTCATCAATTGGTCTATTGAACTTTACAAAAAGTTGCAGGTTTTTAAGCAAGTAACTACTGACCCGAGTATTAAGGTGCACcatgatattttaaaatcttttgctTCCTTTCATATTTCTCAATTTGAAACTATGCAATCTCACCTCTCTTCGATTACGGTTATTGTGCAATGCTATGGTGAAAATGCTATCATCTGGAGCAACATTGACCTTGACAACCCTGGCCATTTTGGGATCAATCTTactacattgcaaaaattgagGCAAAGTTTTAGACTTCTTATTTGATGTATTGGTAAAAAAACaggtttaaaatatttttctcatATGTATGTATAATAGTTAGGGCTATTTCTGGATTAAAACAAACTTGGAAATTCAAATCAACATCTTTGTTCAAAACAATTCATTGCACAATTTTTCTTGATACATACCACCACTTTAAAAGCTTTCCGAGATACTGAAACCTAAAAATCTTCTGTCTTTGAAATGTTCTCAGTAAACCGAAAACTTGTGAAAACCGcacatttgtttgaaaaaaccgCTTCATAAACTCCTCAGTTTGAAGTACAAGATTTCAGGAACCAAGCAGCTTAAATTATGTTTATATTTAGTCAGCAATCTATGCGCAAATTATGCTATAGATAAAATCGAGCTCACCAAGAATCATGGTCAACATACCAAAGCCACTTGTCATAATGATCAAAATGTTGTAGTTTATAAGTAATGTTTTTTTCTTCTGCAAAGCGTTGTTATTTTCACAAATGAAATACCAGTAACACTAATTTGTGATATTGTGcatattttagcttaaaagTCATGAATAAACTGACCATTACTAATACATATCCACAACTAAAAGCTTGTCAAAATCACAATAAATTTCGGCGTTATATACAAATATGAACAAGAGAAATAAATTCAAAGAAAACAGTCACTTTTCCTCTTGTGCAGTTTACTGTTATAATTCTACTATTATTCAAAATCACCACACTAGTTTGAAACGTTATGTTTAAATATACCATGTTTGGtgagacaaaaataacacagtaaaaataatttatcaaaactGTGATAATTATCagagcaaaaattttaatctatACCGAGTATTTTAAGCTTTTGTAAACGATTTTGCTTTCGAGAGGATCGACTTGTATGTGCtccaactttttgttttttaaaattgtttttatttttagttttgtttggtTCTTTAGACTCACTATCCATAGGAGAAATTATTGCACCCAGCAATGTAGAAACTTCTGGATTAGTTAAGGATTTAACAGTACTTGGTGTATTCCAAGTACTACCAACAGGTCTTACtattgttttttcaaagtgGTCAGAATTCACGAATGGGAAAGGTATATCATGTACTTGATGTTTTGCAATCTGGATATCCCTGTCTTCTGTTATTATAACATGGTCGAGATTTACATCCTTTCTGGGTGGTGGTGGCTTTGCTTTGGTCAAAAATTTCCTTTTCTTTCGTTTGGATGGCACAACCCCAGTACCACCCCACTCTCCCCAGCCCGGAAGAGATAAGTCAATGTCTTTTGGCTTGCTTCCTTCAATtagttcatttttttcaaaagaaaactcTGCAAGCACATCATCATCGGCAAAAGCTTGTTCAATTGTCATTCGTTGTTCATCCCCAAGAGAATTGTTGTCGTCATGTACAAACTTCAGATCAGAAGAAGTGGATATGTTTTCGATTTCTGGCTTGAACAAAGTGCTCCCTGTactatttgattttgtttttaaattagtaCACGAAATTTCTTCCGGTGAATCTCCTGTATTCAGATTAGGAAATTTATGATCACCTTTATCaagagttttaaatttaagtgaCTCAGAGTTTGCTTCATGTTCACTGTTTTCAGCTCTTTCTTGAATAAAATCATATGAGCCATCTTCTCCATCACCCGATGATTTAATTTTACTGAAAGcttctttaaactttttcacaGCTTCACTATCAATAGCCGGAACTACAGTCTTCATACTTTCTACAGAATTATTTTCTTCTTGTGAAAGCCATGTCATCAAACTAGATGACTTTGCAGCATTGTCACACAAAAGTTCATCACCCGAATCGCATTTGGCAGTAACAGAAGTATTATCAAGTTTTGAATCATTTTTGGTAGTTTCAGATGTGCAGCTAAGCCAAGGATTATTTTCAACAGGAAGTTTTAAAACAGCATGATCAAAAGCATCACCATCATTACCAAACGTTGCAGGAATAGTTGGAGTTTCTGCAGAAAGATCCACTGATCCCATAGGCTCGGGCCTTACCATGAGTTCTTCATGCTTCTGTTTTTGTGCATCTAATTCAAATTTAGTTTTTTCGTCAtgttttgcaattaatttACGCCCTTTTTCCCACTTACTACCTGCTCTGTGTCTTAATGAAGCTCTTTCCTCAGCACGTTGCTGGTCAGCCAATTTGATATCAAGGGCTTTTGGACTATCTTCTTTCATTTTACGCTTGCGCATCATACGGTGATACTTTttacttttgattttgttttgccGCCTGTTTTTTGCTTCATGGTATGACAAAAGAGCTCTGTGTTTTTGCAGTTCAGCCCTTCTTGCTCTTGCCTCTTCCAGACTTAAAGTGGTAAGAGCCTCTTCTTCCAGGACACTTAGATCATGATCCTTGCGTTCAAGACATTTGTTACCGTTCATTAAAGCCTGAATTTCTTCTTCTAGTGGAGTTAATTTCTTGCTCTTGTGGAAAAGAAACTCATCGACAGTCTTTATTTGGAGTGGTTTTTGATTTAAAGGAAAGGAAAGATGGTCAGCCTTACGATTTTTTTGGACAGTACCATCCCAATGACTTACTGTTGTGCTAGCTTTCTCATATTCCACTTTCCTCTGCAACCTTTCAGCAACAGGCTTTGACAATGGTGCATTTAAATGTTGTGTGGGCCGTTTGACTCTATTAATTTGCTTCTTCAAAATATTAATGTTGCTCTTTCCTTCCAAAGAATTGATTAACTGATGAAGATGCACTTTTCCAGCATGTGTGTCATCATAAGATTTCTGGCCCAATGAAAACACGGAAACTTCTTGGACTGATTCTGTTCTTTGCTTAGATGTTTCTTCTTTCTTATCTTTGTCCACGCCCAAACTTTTCAACAGAGTTTCGTGAGCAAAGTCACTAACTTCACCCTCAGAATCCGTATCATCGCTAGCAAGAAGTTTACCTGCAGGTTCTAGTTTTGTCATTATTAACAAATTGTAAATAACCCTACTAATAAATCCAGTACAGATGTCTTAAACCTTACTGAGAAGACATAAATAACATGGGGTAAAAATGATTAGCCAAAATACATAAATCTGTTGAGCTTATGAAAGTTACTTCTCAAAATCATAGCGTCATAAAGTACCACATGTTGGTTTCTTTTTGTGTAAGAAAGtacaaaaaaagtaaattgaATGTTGCCAAACGAAGTGAATATTTCACTGTCGTCTGTTTACTGAAGTTGCAAAATCACAACATCGTGACCAGCAGACTTCCACCGATAGGTTGTTTAATCTCATTTTGAATGAGGGAAAAAAGAAATCTGGATGGTGTAGTGGTTTATGTTTGGTCCCGTATACAGAAGGTTTCGAACCTGATATTCGAAATCTGTCTAGTCTatgtttcattaattttaatgTTGAGATAATTTAGTCATGAAGGATAATTTTGAGGGCAAAGATGACtatacagttttttaattttcaacctagcttagtaatttaattttgacaaGTGAAAGTTTGGGACAGAGGGGATTCGTTTTAGGTTAATGTACACTTTGGAAAAACAGTATGTCATTTTAAGatgaaaattatgaacatATATTTCGATTTACAGGTTTACTAGCCAATAACTGCCAGTTACAGTAGCCTACGGTAATCGTATCTTCCTGTTTTGGTAAATGCCAGTCAGTAAAATAAGTGTCCACTTCACTGGCCGCCTGTTGCCGAACATGTATGTTTTTTCAGGGCCGATCCAGATTATTTAGTAGTCAAAGAAGCCGATAACCGATATTGATTTGTAGTGAAACGGAAAATATtgatgtcaaaattttgtacaaaatacaaactcTAGTACTTAACATTTTAGAAAACGCAGATGGTGCCGATATGCatcaaaatgtgaaaaaattgGCTCCAATATTTCGCATTTTGGCGATCCCTAGTTAGAGATCAAGAAAAAAGCTGCGGCACTACAGCATTGTGCCAACCATTCTGTCGAACATTATTAGTAACAGACTATGATGGTGCAAGTTTAGGATATTTTTATATTCTAGTCCTAGACAATACCAGAACTATTGAGCTGAACATATATGGTCAAACATCCTAAATCGGGCACACACAGTTTTGTCCCCAAAAAATGcgcaaatgcaaaaaataaattatcgtCTTTTATGTCTTTTTGTTGACCTATCTTTCATCTAATCGTATACTAAAGATAAGCACATTGCATGTGGTCTGACATTCTCATCTGAACGTATTTTGTCAGGCTATTGATTTTAGGCCAACAACATGCTTCGCATTGGCTGGCTGAACTTTGTTGTGGACGTTCTACGCTGGTAAACtctaaaaaacttttatatcATTTGTTAGTGGAGGGTCTTAGTCTTCGATCacaggtaaaacatttttaaatcttccaCAGAGTCAAAAGCAATAACGCTCGTTTGAATTAGGACATGAAAAATGCTGCTGATAAATTTCTGAAGGTAAAGAGAGTTGctgaaagtttccaaaaaagtgcgCCTAATTAGGATGTTTGaccatactttttattgttgaGAACAACAAGAAAGCAAATTACATTAAACACATGCTTCTTTATTTGGCTCATTTAGGGTCAATCGACACTATTGTAACTGAAGGTTACAAACAAGCTCACAAAAAAATGCAAcctttttttcaattaatatAATCTAGCAACCCTTTGGGTAAGttgtgcaaaatttcagcTTCCTATACATAATGTTAGTTATGGATCAAAAAATGCAAGCCCCTCAAAAACTGGTTTTGCTAATGTTTAacactttaaaaaataaagtttgatCACCAAGCAAAACAGTTATCTTTTAGGATAAAATAGTAGGTTTTACGTCCAGTTTTTGCAAACCACTACTGGAGTCTATCATCTAACTCCCTTTAAAACTTCGGATGTCCACCTCAATTTGTTCTTTATCTGAACTTAAAATGAaactatttaaattaaaatctttgtaATT
Above is a window of Clavelina lepadiformis chromosome 8, kaClaLepa1.1, whole genome shotgun sequence DNA encoding:
- the LOC143468365 gene encoding 2',5'-phosphodiesterase 12-like isoform X2; protein product: MKRFFQTNVRFSQVFGLLRTFQRQKIFRFQYLGKLLKWCKIDPKMARVVKVNVAPDDSIFTIALHNNRNRREFNRPIDEELERTVSRMISTLNPKKKKPPKKLQKISLNCLSIEAWKQTKFLLINDDHYPVLYNPPIISQIKLSSVPLAGMTMYPRLQFRHSTANESKFTWYRTVHKDFSNLVETDNATECAHHDMNLENSSEWNEVGQSQTYTPSVDDIGHRIGLSVTPGNEKYQANKSHCGVQCGKTVSGSVKAGPNMCIFDERHKLINGRCPNDSVRVVCYNILADCYAETDTAKTLLFPYCSNEFMKIDYRIQLLQKELYGYHSDIIFLQEVDRFVFEDYLSPTMSLQNYASIFGNKQQTNEGGSIFYSRDKFRLVSVENKVLRESLQQDDIHDLVGQLLKNNNTFYHRVISRGSCVLVAVLQSVQFPERYLVVANTHLYFHPQAQHIRLIQMEVILNIVNKKVNELQSADRSLNVSYMVCGDLNSKPRTGLVEYMLTGRIPANHADWYSGGIETYHGTDICLSHDMKFISACGIPRYTNYVAGFSGCLDYIFINPEQFEVEKVLPQPDHKLVISETALPSSICSSDHIAQVVDLRWLPCEGRHS
- the LOC143468365 gene encoding 2',5'-phosphodiesterase 12-like isoform X1; translation: MKRFFQTNVRFSQVFGLLRTFQRQKIFRFQYLGKLLKWCKIDPKMARVVKVNVAPDDSIFTIALHNNRNRREFNRPIDEELERTVSRMISTLNPKKKKPPKKLQKVEGAESVHDEVMANPKISLLDAEEKEISLNCLSIEAWKQTKFLLINDDHYPVLYNPPIISQIKLSSVPLAGMTMYPRLQFRHSTANESKFTWYRTVHKDFSNLVETDNATECAHHDMNLENSSEWNEVGQSQTYTPSVDDIGHRIGLSVTPGNEKYQANKSHCGVQCGKTVSGSVKAGPNMCIFDERHKLINGRCPNDSVRVVCYNILADCYAETDTAKTLLFPYCSNEFMKIDYRIQLLQKELYGYHSDIIFLQEVDRFVFEDYLSPTMSLQNYASIFGNKQQTNEGGSIFYSRDKFRLVSVENKVLRESLQQDDIHDLVGQLLKNNNTFYHRVISRGSCVLVAVLQSVQFPERYLVVANTHLYFHPQAQHIRLIQMEVILNIVNKKVNELQSADRSLNVSYMVCGDLNSKPRTGLVEYMLTGRIPANHADWYSGGIETYHGTDICLSHDMKFISACGIPRYTNYVAGFSGCLDYIFINPEQFEVEKVLPQPDHKLVISETALPSSICSSDHIAQVVDLRWLPCEGRHS
- the LOC143468363 gene encoding U3 small nucleolar RNA-associated protein 14 homolog A-like, encoding MTKLEPAGKLLASDDTDSEGEVSDFAHETLLKSLGVDKDKKEETSKQRTESVQEVSVFSLGQKSYDDTHAGKVHLHQLINSLEGKSNINILKKQINRVKRPTQHLNAPLSKPVAERLQRKVEYEKASTTVSHWDGTVQKNRKADHLSFPLNQKPLQIKTVDEFLFHKSKKLTPLEEEIQALMNGNKCLERKDHDLSVLEEEALTTLSLEEARARRAELQKHRALLSYHEAKNRRQNKIKSKKYHRMMRKRKMKEDSPKALDIKLADQQRAEERASLRHRAGSKWEKGRKLIAKHDEKTKFELDAQKQKHEELMVRPEPMGSVDLSAETPTIPATFGNDGDAFDHAVLKLPVENNPWLSCTSETTKNDSKLDNTSVTAKCDSGDELLCDNAAKSSSLMTWLSQEENNSVESMKTVVPAIDSEAVKKFKEAFSKIKSSGDGEDGSYDFIQERAENSEHEANSESLKFKTLDKGDHKFPNLNTGDSPEEISCTNLKTKSNSTGSTLFKPEIENISTSSDLKFVHDDNNSLGDEQRMTIEQAFADDDVLAEFSFEKNELIEGSKPKDIDLSLPGWGEWGGTGVVPSKRKKRKFLTKAKPPPPRKDVNLDHVIITEDRDIQIAKHQVHDIPFPFVNSDHFEKTIVRPVGSTWNTPSTVKSLTNPEVSTLLGAIISPMDSESKEPNKTKNKNNFKKQKVGAHTSRSSRKQNRLQKLKILGID